In one Arachis duranensis cultivar V14167 chromosome 9, aradu.V14167.gnm2.J7QH, whole genome shotgun sequence genomic region, the following are encoded:
- the LOC107474160 gene encoding uncharacterized protein LOC107474160, translated as MLFNEIFDVWGIDFIGPFPNSSGYLYILLAVDYVSKWVEAIPTRLDDTNAVEELLKRYGIVHKVSTAFHPQTNGQAEVSNREIKRILEKVVNSQRKDWSSRLGDALWAYRTAYKTPLGMSPFRIVYGKACHLPVEIEHKVYWAVKQCNMDITKVGIARKLQLEELECLRMKAYENARIYKKKPKPFHDHYIRNKYFQEGDEVFLYNSRLRFMPGNLHSIWERPFKVKEVKPYGVVELFNPQSEATFKGSRGAPT; from the exons ATGTTATTTAATGAAatctttgatgtatggggcatagACTTTATAGGACCATTTCCTAACTCAAGTGGgtatttgtatattttgttgGCGGTTGACTACGTatcaaagtgggtggaagcgATACCTACCCGCCTTGATGACACTAATGCT GTAGAAGAACTACTCAAGCGCTACGGAATAGTACACAAGGTTTCCACTGCTTTTCACCCCCAAACAAATGGGCAAGCGGAGGTGTCCAACCGGGAGATCAAGCGAATTTTGGAGAAAGTGGTGAATTCACAAAGGAAGGACTGGAGCTCTCGGTTGGgagatgcactatgggcatatAGGACGGCCTACAAGACTCCATTAGGGATGAGCCCCTTTCGGATCGTCTATGGTAAGGCGTGCCACCTACCAGTGGAGATTGAGCATAAGGTCTATTGGGCGGTAAAGCAGTGTAACATGGACATCACCAAGGTGGGTATAGCTAGAAAATTGCAACTGGAGGAGCTTGAATGTCTAAGAATGAAGGCATATGAGAATGCTCGAATTTACAAGAAAAAGCCTAAGCCATTCCATGATCACTATATTCGGAACAAATATTTTCAAGAAGGTGATGAAGTTTTCCTCTACAACTCGAGGCTCAGGTTCATGCCTGGAAACCTCCATTCAATATGGGAAAGACCCTTCAAGGTGAAGGAGGTAAAGCCCTATGGTGTGGTAGAATTATTTAACCCTCAAAGTGAGGCAACTTTCAAGGGAAGTAGAGGTGCTCCTACTTGA